Within the Enterococcus hirae ATCC 9790 genome, the region TGATTCAATTCATCTGATAAGATCGCATCCTCCTTAGTCATAATGGCTGAAATAGCTCCCATATTACAATTGAAGCCTGATTGAAAAGCAATCGCTGCTTCTGTACCTTTAAATTCTGCAATTTTATTCTCTAATTCTTGATGGATACGCAATGTGCCATTAATTGTTCGGACAGCACCTGCGCCGACACCATAGCGATTCGTTGCGTCGATACACGCTTGTTTCAGCTCCACTCGATCAGCAAACCCCAAATAATTATTCGATGCTAGATTGATCAAATTTTTCCCTGCTACCTCAATGATCGCACCATTTGCACCTTCAAGGATATCAATCGTGTTGTATAGTCCCTTTTCCTTCAATAAAGCCAGTTCCTGTTCTAAATAAGTTGACAATACTTCAGAAGACATGTCTCCACCCCCATTTTTCTAACCTTCAAGGTTGAGGAACGAATATGCAGCCTTTCATTCCTGTTTATAAGTATACCTTTTCTGATAGCGCTTACACAAATTATGAGAGTTATTTAACTGAGTATTTTCTTACATAACAAATCAATCGGTACTCCACTAACGAAATATTTTTTTACTTATTTTAGTAACTGTCGTTATTTTTAAGAGGATCACCTCTAGCTAATATCAACCCTTAACTTAATAAACTTTCCAATAAATATTCCATATATTCTGAATTTTCCGCCATTAGTTATTCTTGTTTTTTGTTATGAAATAAAAAACGAATATTCTATTTGTATATTAAATTCTTTTAATGTTTGCTTCTCTAGCTATATATTACTTGGTCCAAGGCGCTTACCTGTAGCTATTTTAAGAAGTCTTTCTCCCAACACAAAAAACGTTCCCTATGGTCGTCAGTTACTACTCATGACCACAAGAAGAGACTGAGACAAACCTTGCCTCAGTCTCTTCTGGTCTCTCTAAAATCGAATAAACGGTGTTCAAAGAGCTGACCTTCGGCGATAAGTCAAAAAATCTCAAAACATGGGGAGCTGTTTCGAGATTTTCATCCTTAATGTTCCTGCGATTACTCGTCGCAGTTTTTACTTGGTGAGCGCTCAGGTCAAGGCACTCTTTTCACGACCTCTTGTTCACGGTGAGACAAAAGTAGCATCTTCGGAAAACTTGCCGAAATTTACCAAAAATTTGAGAAGCACCAAGTAGGTAACAATCAACATCAAAAACGAGTTTTTGTGTTTCTTGTCAATTTTCGGAAATTCCTTCTTATTTCTTGATGCTTAACACTTTTGTCTCAACCTCCTGTTGCCAACCAGCTTTCGGGAGTAAAATCAGGGTCTCCTACTGACCATTCATTGAAGAATTCATCAATAAATTCCCGCATAAAGGCTTCTCGTCGTTTTGCTTCCTTTATACCATATGGGGTGTTCATCCTATCTGGTAATAAGAACAATTTTTCGTAAAAATGATTGATCACAGTGGACCCTTTGCGATAATCTTTTTTATTTTGATAAGTGATTGGTTGCCGACTTTCATCAAAAATGGGATGACCATGTCCACCACCAAAATAAGCCGTACGCAAAATACCAATTGCTCCTAAGGCTTCAAGACGATCTGCATCTTGAACAATTTTTCCTTCAATAGGTAATGCCATTTCTTCACCTGACAACCCTTTTGAAAAAGACAGGTTTTCAATAATCAAAAAGATTGATTCAATGGTTGCATCTGATAGCTCTAAACGTTGCAAAAATTGATGTAACTCTGCTTTTGCTTTCGTTTCATCGGCTACTACTTTATCATCGATCGTATCATGCAAATAAGCAGAAGCAAGGGTAATCAATGGATCAGCTTGCGGTTCAGTTGCTAAAATTTTCTCTGCTAATTTAACGACTCTTACCGTATGATCAATCCCGTGTCCAGTTTGATCCATTGCTAATTGCTTGAAACTGTAATCAGCAATTTCCTGCAGTTTCTCCATTTATTTTCCTTCTTTCTCGCTACTGAATTCAGCTACTTGATAGACCGAAAAATAGATTTTTTTCATGTAATCGATCAAATATTGCGGATTTAGCACCTCACCGGTTGCATCCTGAATCAATTGCGTTGGTTTTCTAGATGCACCATATTGATGGATCTTTTCTTTCATCCATTCTTTGATTGGTCGATAATCATCGGATGCTAACACTTCATCGATCGAAAGCTCTTTTTCTAATGCGTGAAGCAGTTGCGCAGCATACATATATCCTAAAGCATAAGATGGGAAGTAACCAAAACTAGCTCCTGACCAGTGGACATCTTGCAAGATTCCTTCTAAATCATTCGAAGGTCGTACTCCTAGATATTCTTCATACTTTTGATTCCAAATAGTTGGTAACTGAGCCACGTCCACGCCTTCATTGAAAATCATTTTCTCAATTTCATAACGAATAATGATATGCAATGGATAGGTTAAACTATCTGCTTCAATTCGAATCAAGCTTGCTTGGGTTTGTTTCAGCGAGCGATAAAAGTCAGTAAATGAAATATCATCGAATGTTCCTTCTGCACATTGTTGGAAAAATGGATATTGTTTTTCCCAGAAACTTCGATTGCTACCAATGATGATCTCATTGAACAGTGATTGAGATTCGTGGATGCCCATCGAAGTACCTTGGTAAATCGGAGTATAAGCAAATTTTTCGTCAATATCTTGCTCATACATTCCATGACCAGCTTCATGGATCACGCCAAAGACTGCCATTTTAAAGTCATGTTCATTCCAACGAGTCGTAATACGTGCATCATTATGATTGATCCCGATCATAAAAGGATGGATTGTGTCATCTAAACGTCCTCTTGAGAAATCATAACCTAACTGTTCAATCACGCCTGTGACAAACCTTTTTTGTTGGGCTTTAGTCATTTTTCGAGAAAGAAAAGAGGTATCTGGTTCATGCCCTTTTTCTGCTAAGGTTTTTCTAATTTCCATGATTCCTTCTTTTACTTGTTGGAAAACACGATCTAAGATTTCAACAGACATTCCTGGTTCATATTGGTTGAGTAACACATCATAATCAGTTGCTTCGTCTTTTTTCCAATAGGGGATCAACTGTTTTGTTAACTCAATATTTTTAGTCAATGCTTCTTGAAAATCCGCAAAATTTTTCGTTTCACGAGATTGCTGCCATTGCACCTGTGCGGTAGAAGTTGCTGCTGTCAATGCCGTCATCAATTCTTCAGGAACTTTATATTCAAGTTCGTAGTCTTCTTTGACCTTCTCGAACACGATTTTTCCCGTTTCAGATAATTCATTGGGATGTTCAGAAAAATATTGGATGGCTTCTTTGATCTTAGGTCCAATTTTCTTTGAGAAATAAAGACTATAAAGATAACTATTGACTTCACTACGATCCTCACTCGCTTTTTCTGGCATACCCGTTTGGATATCCCAATCTAAAATGCCCAAGGTTTGTTGCAAGAGATTGATTTCTTTTAGTTCTTTCATCAATTCTTTTTCATTCATCATTTATTCCTCCATCCATCCCATATAATTTTAAATCGTTTTGTCTTTTCTTGGTGGACGCGTTCCCCAGTATTGGAAGAGATCAGTCCGTAAAGCTCCGTTATACAGTTTACGTTTTTTAGTAGCTTTTTGCCCATAATACTCTTCAAAAGTAAGGTCACTTGTCAAAATGTATTTACTCCATGTCTTTAATGGACGGAAAACATCGCCCATTTCTTCATACAAGCGACGAACCGTTTCTTCTTCACCTAAACGCTCTCCATAAGGCGGATTCGCGACGATTACGCCGTATTCTTTATCCGTTTTGAAATCTTTGACTGCTTGTTGTTTAAACGTGATTGAAGAGCCTAAGCCAATTTCTTCCGCATTCGCTTTAGCAATTTCGATCATCCGCCCATTGATATCAGAACCTGTGATATCGAGTTCAATATCATAATCTGCTTGCTCTTCTGCCAATGCTCGAACATTTTCCATAACATCTTTACTAAACCAATCCCATGATTCACAAGCAAATTCACGATTAAATCCTGGTGCAATGTTGTGTCCAATCAAGGCAGCTTCGATGCAGATCGTACCAGAACCACACACTGGATCATAAAACGGACGATCTTTTCGCCAATTTGTCAACATCACTAAAGCGGCTGCCATGTTTTCTTTCAACGGTGCGCCACCTTTTTCCAAACGATATCCCCGTTTGAACAAACTAGGACCAGTTGTATCTAGTGTGATCATGACATGATCTTTTAGTAAAGCGACTTCTAATTGAAAATGTGCGCCTGTCTCCGTTAATGGAACAGATGCCGGACGGTGATAATACTTACGCAATCGTTCAACGATCGCTTTTTTAGTGATCGCCTGACAATCAGGTGTACTATAAAGCTTAGACTTGATTGATTTTCCTGCAACCGGAAATTCAGCATCTAAAGGTAGAAAGTCTTCCCAAGGTAATGCTTTAACTTTCTCAAATAGTTCATCAAAGGTAAACGCATCAAATTCCCCAACAACGATTTTTACCCTGTCAGCTGTTCGTAACCATAAATTTGCTGTAGCGATCGTTTCCATCGTTCCTTTGAAACGTGCCCGTCCATTTTCAACTTGACAATCAATGCCTAAGTCACGTAGTTCTTTTCCAACAAGGGCTTCTAACCCACTTGCAGCCGTTGCCACAAGATTAAATTCTCTAGTCGTATCCATACTTATCTCCTTATAAGAAAAGCTGAACGTGGTCGTCCAGCTTTTTGTAAAATCAAACCGAAAAATGAATCAGTATTTTTTTCATACTTGTCTCTAAATTGCCATTCTTCACTCGTTCATTTTTGTGTTCCTGAACAAACAAGCCATTTATTGAATGGTATAAATCGGTGGTGACACTCTAATGTTAAAAAAACCTTCACAACATGGTTGGAAGGTATTCCCTGTTATATTGCGGTTTTCTGTAAGCCATGTTCTGTACACTACTTTTCCAGGGAGAAAAAGCAATGTGGTAACCATCTATCTGCAGTTAACCTGCCTTTTTGTCTCGTTCTTAATTCCCAACAAAAAGCGCCCCTACCATTGTTTGGGTTGCTCGCTCGAGGGGTTTACCGCGTTCCACCGAATAAGTTTCCCTATCCGCTTCGTCACTGTGGCACTTTCAAGGATACTTAAGCATAGTTAAAAACCTTAGCTTGTTTTCCTGCCGTTACTCTAATAGAGCACCTTAGCTTATTGTTTCGCTAAGCACGAACACTACAGGCATCACAGCCTGTGCGAGCATGGACTTTCCTCAGCCTGATCATGTCAGACCGCGATTACCCAAAAACCGCAATGTATCATCAATCTTAGAATTGACGTGTCTTTTCGTTATCATCGTCACTTGCATTTGTGTAGTTGTTTGGGTTAGGTTGGGAAACATTCACTGTTGATGATTGTTGATCCAATTTTTTTCCAAATACTTCACGTTCAAGATTTGACAAACGTTTCAAGATATCGAAATTTGTGACTGCTGCACTTTTCGGTGTTTCAACTTGTTGAACACGCGTTTGTGCTGCTCCTTGTGTTTTTGATAATTGTGCTACTTTGGCACTTAATTTATCATTTTCTTCTTGTAAAGCAAGGAGTTTTTTGCTGTAAGTTTCATAATCTTTGATGATATTGTCTAAGAATTCATCCACTTCGATGGGATCATAGCCACGCATCTTTGTTTTGAATTCTTGTTGTAAAATGTCTTTAGGACTATAAACCAATTCCGCCATATTTACACCTCTAGTTTTCATTTACATAATAACAGTTTCTACCTATATCATTGTATCGGAAATAACTTGATAAATCAAACACTATCTGAATTATTCACTGAAATTTTGTAAATCATCCATACTGACTAGCCGAATTTCATAAGAATGATCCTGTTGATAGGTTTGCGCCTCTTTCAGAAAATACTGGGTTTTCCCTGGAAACTCAGGATCATAAATCAGTAGACAGCCATCGGTATGGTCAAGTAAAAAACGCGTGTGGTTTCTTAATTGGCTAGGCGACTGATAGGCTTGATGGCTAACTGCTTCAACATAGTCTGCTAACTGTTCTGTCATTCTTAACTTTTCTTGATTATTCTCATTCCAATTATTTCCAAACTCTTTGAATGGATAGATGATCCCCAACTTTAACTCAGGGTATTCCTGCTTTAATTCAGCAACTACTTCCGTGACCCATGTTTCTATACCCAAGTTTCCACTAGTAAGAACCCATTCAAGTCCTTCTTCGACTAATTGCTGTATCTCTTTTTTTAAGACTTTTTTAATAACCGTTATTTTAGGGTCATTTTCCTTAAAAACCCCAAGTTCAAAACTTCGATAACCGGAAATATACATCACTTTTAATCGGTCCATTTGAGTTTCCTTTTCTTTCTTGATTCTTTTTTGCTATAATGTTGGCTAGGAGTGTGATTAAAATGGTTTTACGCTATCCAAACGGCCAACCCTATCATAAGAATGCCTCTTTAAAGGAAAAAGTTCAAGAAAAAAGAGAATCAGCCATTGAATTTGGCAATCGAGGGATGCGTTTTGAAGAAGCAATTAACGAAAGTAACCAGTATTACTTAGCGCACCAAGTAGCTGTTATCCATAAAAAACCAACCCCCATTCAAATTGTTAAAGTAGATTATCCTCGACGTAGCGCCGCTGTTATTAAGGAAGCTTATTTCTCACAGGCCTCCACAACAGATTATAACGGTGTATATCGAGGTTTCTATTTGGATTTTGAAGCGAAAGAAACAAAGAATAAGACATCTTTTCCCTTCAAAAATTTCCATGCGCATCAAATTGACCATATGGAAGCTTGTCTAAAGCAACAAGGAATTTGTTTTGTCCTATTATGGTTTTCTACGTTGAAGCGTTGCTTTTATTTAGATAGTACTTATCTGATCGATTATTGGCATGCGCAAAAGGATCAGGGGAAAAAGTCGCTTCCGCTTTCATTGATCGAAAAAATAGGGATCGAGATCCAAACAGGTTTTTCGCCACGTATCCCTTATCTAAAAGCGGTAGATCAATACTTATCAACATTAACTATCGAAGGAGATCGCAAGAATGGCAAATGAGCAAACAAGAACTTCCAGACGAAACAGTCCCTCTTCTTCTAAAAAGACGAGTCAAACAAGAAATAAAACTTCTGGCAAAGGTTCCGGGCATAAGAAGCGTGGGCTTTTCATCCGTATCATCTTGATTTTATTTTCTTTGATTTGTATCGCTTTCCTAGCCGGTGTCGGATTATTTTGGTTTTATGCAAAAGATGCTCCAAAATTAACGGACACTGCATTAGATGCGACTGTTTCTTCTAAACTTTACACACAAAATGGCGAATTATTTGAAGATTTAGGAGCAGAAAAAAGAGAAAAGATTACCGCAAACGAATTGCCGAAAACGTTAGAAAACGCCATCGTTTCTGTTGAAGATCGACGTTTCTATAAACATATCGGGATCGACCCAGTTCGGATCGTCGGCTCTGCACTTTCTAACTTTACTTCTGGCGGACTTCAAGGTGGTAGTACATTGACCCAACAATTGATTAAGCTCTCCTACTTCTCTACCAACGCTTCAGATCAAACCTTGAAACGAAAAGCACAAGAAGCTTGGTTAGCTGTAAAATTAGAACAACAAAAATCAAAACAAGAAATATTGACTTACTATGTGAACAAAGTCTATATGTCCAACGGATTATACGGAATGGAAACGGCAGCAGAAAATTATTTTGGTAAAAGATTACCAGAACTTTCATTACCACAGACTGCTTTGTTAGCTGGAATGCCACAAGCGCCTTCTGCCTATGACCCATACCAATATCCAGAACAAGCCAAAAAACGGCGAGATACTGTTTTATATACCATGTTACAAAACAAGAAAATCTCTCAATCAGAATATGATGCTGCAGTGAATACACCAATCGATGATGGTCTTCAAGAGATGAAAAAAGAAGATGATAATTCAAAAATCGTTGATAATTATGTCAAAGAAGTCATCAATGAAGTTCAAGAAAAAACGGATAAAAATGTATTTACTGATGGATTGGATATCTATACTAACTTAGATCTAGACGCACAAAAACATCTTTATGATATTGTCAACACTGATGACTATGTCAACTATCCAGATGATGAAATGCAAGTTGCTTCTACGTTGATCGATGTCAATACTGGTCAAGTAAAAGCACAAATTGGCGGTCGCCATATTGCAGAAGATGTCACACTAGGTATGAACTTAGCTGTTAATACTTCTCGTGACTTCGGTTCGACAATGAAACCAGTCACAGATTATGGCCCAGCTTTTGAATATCTAAAATACTCTACAGGAAAAACGATCAGTGATGCTCCTTATAACTATGAAGGAACCTCAACACCAGTAGGCAACTGGGATAACCGTTTTATGGGGACGATCACCTTAAGACAAGCCTTGTATCTTTCCAGAAACGTTCCAGCTGTCAAATTGTTCAATGAAGTCGGCGCAGATAAAGTTAGCACCTTTTTAAAAGATCTTGGAATTGAATATAGTACGATCCATCAATCAAATGCGATTTCAAGTAACACAGAAAAACAAGACGGCACAAAATATGGCGCTTCTTCCTTGAAAATGGCGGCTGCCTATGCTGCTTTCGCTAATGGAGGAACGTATTATAAACCACAATATGTCAATAAGATCGTCTTCCAAGACGGCACAGAAGAAACGTTCGATCCCGATGGTAATACAGCTATGTCTCCAGAAACAGCCTATATGGTCACAGATATTTTAAAAGATACATTAACAAAAGGAACTGGGACGAATGCGTTGATTCCTGGATTATACCAAGCTGGAAAAACCGGGACTTCCAACTATACGGATGATGAGTACGCAAAATTAGGAACTTCTAGCGGTGTGTATCCTGATATTTTATTTGCTGGTTATACACCAAACTACGCCATCTCAGTATGGACCGGTTATAACAACAAAATGACACCTGTCACCTCTGCTTCGTCTCATGTTGCTTCTGATGTTTATCGAGAATTAATGAAATATGTATCATCCAGCGTCACAAATAGCGATTGGCAAATGCCTAGCGGACTGGTAAGATCTGGCGGTGAATTATACTTTACCAATCAACTCAAGAAAACACCAAGTACGACGATCCCTTCAACAACGGTGCCATCTTCATCAGTGACACTGGTACCTGAAAGTTCGACACCGGTATCTTCTTCGTCGGAATCGACAGAAACTTCAACAACTGAGTCATCTGCCGAATCTTCGACATCGGTAGATAGTTCAAGTGACAAAAATGATTCAAGTAGTTCAGCTGAAACGCCAGAAAATAGCAGCAGTAGTCAAAGCTCTTCATCTTCGGCAACTCCTGAGTCATCCACGACACCACCAGCGCAAACACCTCCGGAGAACAATGCACAGTCCGGACAGTCCTCTAGTCGTTCAACGTCTTCTGGCACATAACAAAAAAGGAAGTTGAGAAAAACCTCAACTTCCTTTTTTATCTTTTATTTTACGTTCAATGTTTTTTCTTTCATTCTGTTTTTTCCATCTTGACACATGTCTAACAAGGGGCAAACTTCACACCGTGGACTTCTTGCCGTGCAATGATAACGACCAAAAAATATTAAAGTGTGGTGAGTCTTGACCCATAATTCTTTTGGTACTTTGCGCATCAGCGTTTCTTCTACTTCCAACACCGAGGCATTCAACTTACAAATCCTTAAACGTTTTGTTACTCTCTCGACATGAGTATCCACAGCAATTGCTGGTATACCAAAAGCATCACCTAAAACGACATTCGCTGTCTTTCGTCCAACTCCTGGAAGAGAAATCAATTCTTCTCTAGTTTGAGGAACTTGACCTGAAAAGCGATCCATCAATTGTTGGGCACATGCTTTGATATTTTTTGCTTTATTGCGGTAAAGACCAATCGTTTTGATCTTAGGGATAATGTCATCAATCGGAGCCGCAGCCAGCTTTTCAGGAGTTGGAAAAGCTTCAAAAAGAGCTGGGGTCGCTTTATTAACTGAGACATCGGTTGCTTGAGCACTGAGTATGACAGCAATCAACAGTTCATAAGGGTTTCGATGTTTTAATTCACCATGTGCTTCTGGGAACATGTCGTACATTTTTGTCAAGGCTTCCATTGTTTTTTGTTTACTTAACATATTATTCCTCCAGCCAATTTTTCAACGTAACTTTTGGCAAGGCTTCTGGTTGTGCGTTAGTGGTTTCCACTTCTTTTTGTAACATTTGTTGTTTTCGTCTTTTTTGATCTTCTTCTACTTGTTGCTTCGTCTTTAAATTTTTACGTTCCCAAGACAACAAGATTCGATCCACATAGTTAAAACTATACGCTTGATTCAAAACAGCCTCACGTAAAGCAAGTTTCAGAATTTCCGGTTGATAATGATCTTCTTCTAACCATTGACCGATCCGTTGAAATTCGATGGCTGACAATGGGCGACCAAATTCCTGTTCAAATAACTGATAAACAGACTGCACCATTTTTTCTTGACTTAAATCAGCTTGTTTTTGATTTTGACTTTCCAAAAAATTCCCTAAAATTTCATATATAGGATATAGATTGTAACGATCAGCTTGCTTACCATCAATTGTTGCTGTTTCAATTTTAATAAACCCATTACTGATCAAGTGATTTAAAATTTGATAGATACGCTCTTGTTTGACACCCATATCCAACGCAATCGAGTGTAAATCTGGGAAAAAGTCTCCTTCGAGTTGCGCCCTTTGCAATTGCAAAATAAATAAAAACTCTTCTGCTTGTAATCCGATACGATGATAATTTTTTAACAACAAGTTCGATATCGTTGTTTGTCCCGCTTTTAAGTAATTTTCTAAGTTCAACATGATTTTTCCCTCACTTCAAATCCAGTATACGGAAAAAGCTTGTTCGAGGCAAGGTAGCTTTCCTTTACTTCTATATGTTTTTTATTTTTGTTTCACTTTTTCACTTTTCGGAATAAATAAGCTATTCGCTCTATCAAGGAACATGTGCCGTCGCAAAAAAGCCAGGTTTCCCAATCATCAGTCGATTGAAAAACCTGAACTTTTTTTAAATGATTAGAGAACTGCTTATTTATCTTCTTCCGTTTGCAAGACGTAAGGTTCTCCTTCATAAGTATACTCCGTATTGATTGTTCCATCGTTTTCATCTGAATAAACGCGACGACTGAATGGGAAACGATGGGAATTGCCATCTTTCGCTACTTCCCCACTCATTAGATAATAATCCTCTTGTG harbors:
- a CDS encoding HD domain-containing protein — its product is MEKLQEIADYSFKQLAMDQTGHGIDHTVRVVKLAEKILATEPQADPLITLASAYLHDTIDDKVVADETKAKAELHQFLQRLELSDATIESIFLIIENLSFSKGLSGEEMALPIEGKIVQDADRLEALGAIGILRTAYFGGGHGHPIFDESRQPITYQNKKDYRKGSTVINHFYEKLFLLPDRMNTPYGIKEAKRREAFMREFIDEFFNEWSVGDPDFTPESWLATGG
- a CDS encoding carboxypeptidase M32 yields the protein MNEKELMKELKEINLLQQTLGILDWDIQTGMPEKASEDRSEVNSYLYSLYFSKKIGPKIKEAIQYFSEHPNELSETGKIVFEKVKEDYELEYKVPEELMTALTAATSTAQVQWQQSRETKNFADFQEALTKNIELTKQLIPYWKKDEATDYDVLLNQYEPGMSVEILDRVFQQVKEGIMEIRKTLAEKGHEPDTSFLSRKMTKAQQKRFVTGVIEQLGYDFSRGRLDDTIHPFMIGINHNDARITTRWNEHDFKMAVFGVIHEAGHGMYEQDIDEKFAYTPIYQGTSMGIHESQSLFNEIIIGSNRSFWEKQYPFFQQCAEGTFDDISFTDFYRSLKQTQASLIRIEADSLTYPLHIIIRYEIEKMIFNEGVDVAQLPTIWNQKYEEYLGVRPSNDLEGILQDVHWSGASFGYFPSYALGYMYAAQLLHALEKELSIDEVLASDDYRPIKEWMKEKIHQYGASRKPTQLIQDATGEVLNPQYLIDYMKKIYFSVYQVAEFSSEKEGK
- a CDS encoding THUMP domain-containing class I SAM-dependent RNA methyltransferase, encoding MDTTREFNLVATAASGLEALVGKELRDLGIDCQVENGRARFKGTMETIATANLWLRTADRVKIVVGEFDAFTFDELFEKVKALPWEDFLPLDAEFPVAGKSIKSKLYSTPDCQAITKKAIVERLRKYYHRPASVPLTETGAHFQLEVALLKDHVMITLDTTGPSLFKRGYRLEKGGAPLKENMAAALVMLTNWRKDRPFYDPVCGSGTICIEAALIGHNIAPGFNREFACESWDWFSKDVMENVRALAEEQADYDIELDITGSDINGRMIEIAKANAEEIGLGSSITFKQQAVKDFKTDKEYGVIVANPPYGERLGEEETVRRLYEEMGDVFRPLKTWSKYILTSDLTFEEYYGQKATKKRKLYNGALRTDLFQYWGTRPPRKDKTI
- the gpsB gene encoding cell division regulator GpsB; this encodes MAELVYSPKDILQQEFKTKMRGYDPIEVDEFLDNIIKDYETYSKKLLALQEENDKLSAKVAQLSKTQGAAQTRVQQVETPKSAAVTNFDILKRLSNLEREVFGKKLDQQSSTVNVSQPNPNNYTNASDDDNEKTRQF
- a CDS encoding DUF1273 domain-containing protein, translated to MDRLKVMYISGYRSFELGVFKENDPKITVIKKVLKKEIQQLVEEGLEWVLTSGNLGIETWVTEVVAELKQEYPELKLGIIYPFKEFGNNWNENNQEKLRMTEQLADYVEAVSHQAYQSPSQLRNHTRFLLDHTDGCLLIYDPEFPGKTQYFLKEAQTYQQDHSYEIRLVSMDDLQNFSE
- the recU gene encoding Holliday junction resolvase RecU: MVLRYPNGQPYHKNASLKEKVQEKRESAIEFGNRGMRFEEAINESNQYYLAHQVAVIHKKPTPIQIVKVDYPRRSAAVIKEAYFSQASTTDYNGVYRGFYLDFEAKETKNKTSFPFKNFHAHQIDHMEACLKQQGICFVLLWFSTLKRCFYLDSTYLIDYWHAQKDQGKKSLPLSLIEKIGIEIQTGFSPRIPYLKAVDQYLSTLTIEGDRKNGK
- a CDS encoding PBP1A family penicillin-binding protein; the protein is MANEQTRTSRRNSPSSSKKTSQTRNKTSGKGSGHKKRGLFIRIILILFSLICIAFLAGVGLFWFYAKDAPKLTDTALDATVSSKLYTQNGELFEDLGAEKREKITANELPKTLENAIVSVEDRRFYKHIGIDPVRIVGSALSNFTSGGLQGGSTLTQQLIKLSYFSTNASDQTLKRKAQEAWLAVKLEQQKSKQEILTYYVNKVYMSNGLYGMETAAENYFGKRLPELSLPQTALLAGMPQAPSAYDPYQYPEQAKKRRDTVLYTMLQNKKISQSEYDAAVNTPIDDGLQEMKKEDDNSKIVDNYVKEVINEVQEKTDKNVFTDGLDIYTNLDLDAQKHLYDIVNTDDYVNYPDDEMQVASTLIDVNTGQVKAQIGGRHIAEDVTLGMNLAVNTSRDFGSTMKPVTDYGPAFEYLKYSTGKTISDAPYNYEGTSTPVGNWDNRFMGTITLRQALYLSRNVPAVKLFNEVGADKVSTFLKDLGIEYSTIHQSNAISSNTEKQDGTKYGASSLKMAAAYAAFANGGTYYKPQYVNKIVFQDGTEETFDPDGNTAMSPETAYMVTDILKDTLTKGTGTNALIPGLYQAGKTGTSNYTDDEYAKLGTSSGVYPDILFAGYTPNYAISVWTGYNNKMTPVTSASSHVASDVYRELMKYVSSSVTNSDWQMPSGLVRSGGELYFTNQLKKTPSTTIPSTTVPSSSVTLVPESSTPVSSSSESTETSTTESSAESSTSVDSSSDKNDSSSSAETPENSSSSQSSSSSATPESSTTPPAQTPPENNAQSGQSSSRSTSSGT
- the nth gene encoding endonuclease III, producing the protein MLSKQKTMEALTKMYDMFPEAHGELKHRNPYELLIAVILSAQATDVSVNKATPALFEAFPTPEKLAAAPIDDIIPKIKTIGLYRNKAKNIKACAQQLMDRFSGQVPQTREELISLPGVGRKTANVVLGDAFGIPAIAVDTHVERVTKRLRICKLNASVLEVEETLMRKVPKELWVKTHHTLIFFGRYHCTARSPRCEVCPLLDMCQDGKNRMKEKTLNVK
- a CDS encoding DnaD domain protein, whose protein sequence is MLNLENYLKAGQTTISNLLLKNYHRIGLQAEEFLFILQLQRAQLEGDFFPDLHSIALDMGVKQERIYQILNHLISNGFIKIETATIDGKQADRYNLYPIYEILGNFLESQNQKQADLSQEKMVQSVYQLFEQEFGRPLSAIEFQRIGQWLEEDHYQPEILKLALREAVLNQAYSFNYVDRILLSWERKNLKTKQQVEEDQKRRKQQMLQKEVETTNAQPEALPKVTLKNWLEE
- a CDS encoding DUF5960 family protein; translation: MEKEYFVQQAAFLDDYKKEAKDETINVDQLADQVINQLNETQEDYYLMSGEVAKDGNSHRFPFSRRVYSDENDGTINTEYTYEGEPYVLQTEEDK